The Elusimicrobiota bacterium nucleotide sequence TACAACGGGGGCCACATGCAGGCCTTACAAAAAGAATACACGGGCAAAGGGGTGGAATGGGTTTCCATTTGTTCTTCAGCGAAAGGAAAGCAGGGGAACCTCTCCGCGGCGGAATGGGTGACAAAAAACGAAGAGAAGGGCGGCGCGGCCACCGCCATTTTGTTGGATCCCTCCGGCAAAGTGGGGAAACTTTATGTTGCCAAAACCACCCCACATATTTATATCATTGACCCCAAGGGTGTCTTAATCTACCAAGGAGCCATTGACGATACGCCGTCCACGGACAGCGAGGACATCAAAACCTCCAAGAATTACGTGCGGGCCACCCTGGATGAAGCCATGGCAGGGCACCCGGTCACCGAATCGAACACGAAACCCTACGGGTGCGGGGTGAAATACTAATAGCTGAGAGGGAGTATCGGAAATGCCACAGCGAAACGCGCAGAACCCGATCAAGATAGGAAAAACATTTGGCGCTGGGGCTGTTCACCCGGAAACAGGGACGAAAGGCCCGAAAAAGGGAGGCGCCGGAAATGGGCACTGCCCTGCCTGTGGCGCACCCGTGTCTGCCAAGCCAGGGTTTCGGTTTTCGTCTTTAACGTGCCCCAAGTGCGGGGCGTCCATGGGAAAAAAGTAAGGATCTGTGGGGGAGGTCGGTCCGACACCATTCAACATCCGGATGGACAAAAAGACCGTAGGGGCCATGGTCAAACTGTATTGCGGTCGGACCCACGGGGCCCCACAGGAACTTTGCCCGGACTGTAACCATTTACTGATGTATGCCCACCATAAATTAGACCGTTGTTTCTTAGGACGGCGAAAAACCACCTGCGCCAAGTGCCCCATTCATTGTTACGGTCCCGTTGAACGGGACGCCATGCGCCATGTGATGAGAGAGACAGGGCCCCACATGTTTCCACGGCACCCGTGGCTTTCCTTATGGCACGCCTGGCAAAGCTTACGGGGTATGCCACAGGTGCGGAGCGGCAACCGACGTCAGGTTCCCCGAGGAGTTGCGAATGACCATTCTTCAACAGTTAAATGACGACCACGCTTATTTCAAAGAAGTCTTTGTGAAGCTGGGGGACCTGGCCACCGCTCCTTCCAACGAGGGGAATGAAATTCAGGCTTCCGAATTGGTTCAAGACTTTCGGAGTCGGCATAAGCTCCATTTGCGGAGAGAAACGGAGGTTCTTTTCCCAGCCTTGTTAGATGCCATTCAACGGGACATGTCCACGATTAAGCCGGCGGCGGTTCTCCACCACTTACAAGAAGAACATGGTGGCATTGGAAGAATTGTTTATCTTTTAGAGCAGGAGCTCTCGATGACCCCTGCCGCCCCGGCGTGGATCACGAGTTTTCAGAAACTGGTGGAGGTTTTGGTTCCGCACATGAAAGACGAAGAAGATAATGTTTTTCCGGAAGCGTACAAATTGTTGCCCCAGGAACAACTGATCCGGATGGCCCAAGAGGTCAGTTTTTCTGCGGTGTAACATTTTTTTTTGTACACTGTAGATAACATTTGAATACGAGGAGGCTTTATGGGAAAAATGGCTAAAGCATTTGTTACGGGGTTGGGATTAGCGTTGGCGGCCACGGCAGGAGCTTTTTTACTGTACAAAAAGAACCCAAAAGTTCGTCGAAAAACTCAGGTTTGGGCTGAGAACATGAAACGAGAAATAAAAACAACTTTGAGTGAATTAAAAGAAGTGAACCAGGTTAATTTCAAGAAAACCGTTGACCAGGTGGGGGAGCGTTACAGCCGAATGAAAGAAGTAAACAAGGGTGAGTTGGCTGGGTTGCTTTCCGATCTTAAAGAATCTTGGGGTCATTTCAGCAAGGATCTTTCCACCTTAAAGAAAGACTAACCGAGTTTAGCGTTTTAGAAAGTTTGCCTGGGGTTTGGTTTTACTCTGGGTCTTCATTTCGAATGTATCGTATTATCCCTCCGCCAACCCTTTTCGTCAGAACGGGGGTTAGCGGAGTATTCTTCCTATAGGAATCCAACTCACATGAATATTCTTAATTTATCCGAAATTTTTCCTGCGATTTTGACTGGGAAAGGTATTATCGCTTATTCGTTTTCCGCAACTGTTTGGTTCGTTCTGACTTTTTGTGTTTGGGGTTTAAGTCGGTGGGGATTACCTCGGTTAAAAAAAATAACTTCTTTGTCGGACACGAATTTGGATGATTTGCTGGTGGAAGGCATTGCTCGCCACATGCCGGCCTTTCTTTATTTTGGTGCTTTTGCGATCGCCCTGAGCCCGTTGGAACTGTCGCCGTTAATGACCCGGTTGGTGCGGGTGTTCGGGGCCCTCTGGCTTTTGCTGGCGGCGGTTCGGTTGGCCAACGGACTTTTAAAATTTCTTGTTTTTAACGTTTGGCTTCCCCGTCACGGAGATGAAACCCTCACCCGAAAATTAAAAACCCTGGCGCCTTTTCTGAGCGTCATTTTGTGGTTGGTGGGTACCCTCGTTTTATTGGACAATTTCGGGTTTAAACTGTCAGCAGTCATTACAGGGTTGGGCATTGGGGGCATTGCGGTGGCCTTGGCTTCCCAAGCGGTGTTGGGGGACCTCTTCAGCTACTTTGCCATTCTCTTTGATCGGCCTTTCGAAGTGGGGGATTTTATCATCGTGGGTGACATGATGGGTGTGGTGGAGCATATTGGCATTAAAACCACGCGGATTCGCAGTTTGGGCGGGGAACAGTTGGTGTTCTCGAACACGGACTTAACGGGATCGCGCGTTCGGAACTACAAGCGGATGCAGGAACGGCGGGTTTTGTTTAAAGTGGGGATTACGTACAACACACCGATGGCCGTGATGAATGAGGTGCCAGAGTTATTGAAAACCATTGTCAAATCCGTGGAACGTACGCGGTTTGACCGGGCCCATTTTGCGGCGTTTGGGCCTTCCAGTTTGGATTTGGAAATTGTGTATTACGTTCTTTCCCCGGATTATAACGTCTACATGGATATTCAGCAAAATATTAATTTCGCCATTAAAAAGGGGTTTGAATCCCGCGGAATTGATTTCGCGTTCCCGACCCAGACCATTTACATGGCGGGTGGGCAGACGCCGCCGGTTCCTGCGAAAGGGTGAAGAAAAAACTGAGTCTCTTAGGTCACAGGGAAACGGTTTAAAAGGAGTAAAGAGGAACAATTAGCTTTTTAAGTTCTTTTTTTATCGACCCAGCGGGCCCAGAGGGATAAGACTGATTTTAGGAACATTTGGTCTCCCGCTATTCCTACCACCAAAATAATGACGTTCAGCAGGCCGAAGAGTTGGATCGGTTGAAAATGCGAGAGCGTTAATACCCCGAAAGCGGTTCCTAAAATGACTGTTGCCGAAATGGAGGCTTCGCCTTTTTCGTAGGCGGTTTCTTCCAACGACTGGGCCGCGGTCATCCCCTTCTTCCGTCGTTCCCCAAAAGCCACGAAGAAATGAACCGTGTCGTCGACGATGATCCCGAATGCTGAGGCCGCGATGAGGGAGGTGCCCGTATCCAGCGGGATGCCGAACCGGCCCATGATGCCAAAGTTCATTAAGATGGGGAAAATATTGGGCAACAAAAAGAGCAGGGCCATCCCCCAGGACCGCAACACCAATACCATGACCAACCAAATCGCTATTACCGTTGAGGCAATGTTGTTTAACTGGTCGTCCACCATGACCTTCATGGTGCGGACACCCAAAGCCACGCCACCTGTAATATGAGATCGGACATCCGGGATGGGGTGCCGGTCCAATATGGCGGTGAGTGCATTGAACGTATTTCGGGATTCGATGGAGCCGGGCGCGTGGGCGCGGATCATAAACCGGGTTGTATCGAACCCGGGGCTCATGTAATCTTCCAAATCGTCTCGGCCGTAGAGCAGGAGGTATTGTTCCAGCATGCGGCGGTTTTTTGGCAAACGGTATTCTGACGGGTCTTCCCCATGGAAGGCCTTATTCATTTCCTTCAAATAGTCTCCGAACCCGATGGCCGAATGGATGGAGGGAAGGGCTTTCATTTCCTCCTTGATTTCTTCCAATTGGGCCAGGAGTTTGGGCTCTTTAAAAGCATCGCGGGTCGATTGGAACGCCACGTCAAAGGGTTCCATGCCGGCGAGATTTTCACGGACGAAGTTGATGTCTTGCCGAAGAATGGAATGGGGCTTAAACATCTCTTCTAAATTCGTGTTGATTTGGAGGTTCTTGACTTGGAAACCCGCCCAGATCATACCGGCCGTGCAAATCAGAAGGGGCCACCAGGGGCGGCGGGTTACCGTTCGGTGGATCCAACGCAAGAATTGAGGGATTTCTCGTTCCTGATGGACTTCGGGATCCCGGTAGACACGGTCGGGGCGAACGTAGACCAGCAGGGGAGCCACCAACCCGAACGAGACGATGAACTCGAAAAACATGCCGGTGGCGGCCAACCAACCAAAACTTCGGATGGCGGAGACACTGTTAAACGTATATGAGAAAAAACCGATCCCCGTGTTGATGCTTGTCAGCAGGCAGGGGAACAGAATTGACCGGAGCACCCGGCCCAGGGCCTGGCGTGGATCCCCACCGCTTTCCGTCAAATGACGGCGATCCAGGTGTGTAAATATATGGACCAGGTCGGACAGGGCTAGCGCCATGACGAGGGGAAT carries:
- a CDS encoding nitrous oxide-stimulated promoter family protein, whose translation is MDKKTVGAMVKLYCGRTHGAPQELCPDCNHLLMYAHHKLDRCFLGRRKTTCAKCPIHCYGPVERDAMRHVMRETGPHMFPRHPWLSLWHAWQSLRGMPQVRSGNRRQVPRGVANDHSSTVK
- a CDS encoding MMPL family transporter, producing the protein MPPLPWRERFVNIIAHTISSRAGWVALGTIVFVGFFGSFLPQLTPRNDPYEFVVDRDPATTFYYEFKKIFEKEDFFVIAYHQEDLFTERRLTELKELTETLINLEGVSDVVSLANVADMRGTEDMFDADDFLRDIPSTPAALTALRQRALSNPLYQKVLVSDDGQTTAIVVFTPYVASGEDHDIDKKTRELLDSVNEELDLYRQKGFQFAIAGWPLTNYYLGKYMKEDASLFFPISLFLTMGTIWFVFRNLRLLLLAGVGIVLTLVATLGLAGLAKIPINNASIAVIPLVMALALSDLVHIFTHLDRRHLTESGGDPRQALGRVLRSILFPCLLTSINTGIGFFSYTFNSVSAIRSFGWLAATGMFFEFIVSFGLVAPLLVYVRPDRVYRDPEVHQEREIPQFLRWIHRTVTRRPWWPLLICTAGMIWAGFQVKNLQINTNLEEMFKPHSILRQDINFVRENLAGMEPFDVAFQSTRDAFKEPKLLAQLEEIKEEMKALPSIHSAIGFGDYLKEMNKAFHGEDPSEYRLPKNRRMLEQYLLLYGRDDLEDYMSPGFDTTRFMIRAHAPGSIESRNTFNALTAILDRHPIPDVRSHITGGVALGVRTMKVMVDDQLNNIASTVIAIWLVMVLVLRSWGMALLFLLPNIFPILMNFGIMGRFGIPLDTGTSLIAASAFGIIVDDTVHFFVAFGERRKKGMTAAQSLEETAYEKGEASISATVILGTAFGVLTLSHFQPIQLFGLLNVIILVVGIAGDQMFLKSVLSLWARWVDKKRT
- a CDS encoding thioredoxin family protein, which translates into the protein MKNWIRSFMAIVLCATALPALALESGKPAPDFSLTDIHGKKQTLSKMKGKFVVLEWINHDCPFVKKHYNGGHMQALQKEYTGKGVEWVSICSSAKGKQGNLSAAEWVTKNEEKGGAATAILLDPSGKVGKLYVAKTTPHIYIIDPKGVLIYQGAIDDTPSTDSEDIKTSKNYVRATLDEAMAGHPVTESNTKPYGCGVKY
- a CDS encoding mechanosensitive ion channel family protein, translating into MNILNLSEIFPAILTGKGIIAYSFSATVWFVLTFCVWGLSRWGLPRLKKITSLSDTNLDDLLVEGIARHMPAFLYFGAFAIALSPLELSPLMTRLVRVFGALWLLLAAVRLANGLLKFLVFNVWLPRHGDETLTRKLKTLAPFLSVILWLVGTLVLLDNFGFKLSAVITGLGIGGIAVALASQAVLGDLFSYFAILFDRPFEVGDFIIVGDMMGVVEHIGIKTTRIRSLGGEQLVFSNTDLTGSRVRNYKRMQERRVLFKVGITYNTPMAVMNEVPELLKTIVKSVERTRFDRAHFAAFGPSSLDLEIVYYVLSPDYNVYMDIQQNINFAIKKGFESRGIDFAFPTQTIYMAGGQTPPVPAKG
- a CDS encoding hemerythrin domain-containing protein; this encodes MTILQQLNDDHAYFKEVFVKLGDLATAPSNEGNEIQASELVQDFRSRHKLHLRRETEVLFPALLDAIQRDMSTIKPAAVLHHLQEEHGGIGRIVYLLEQELSMTPAAPAWITSFQKLVEVLVPHMKDEEDNVFPEAYKLLPQEQLIRMAQEVSFSAV